The sequence TCAGCCAACGCGGCATACGTGCTCAGCGTCTCGGCATCGACACGGTCGGGGTGATACACGATCGTGCGTGCGCGCACGGAAAGCGCATGCCAGAAATGATCGGGATCACGAAGATGCACGGGCACCGCGTCATCTAACGTGTCCGTTTGAATGGGTTGAAGCAAACCCAGCTGCTTGGCAAACCATAAATTGCCCGCGTCGACCGTGAGTAAGATGTCCGCTGGACTGGCGTCACCCTCCGCGCGAAGGCGCTGAATCAACGGACCGTCTTTGTCGGTGATAAATTCGATATCCACACCGCTCGACGCTGTATAGGCGTCAAACAGCGGTTTGATGAGTTGCTCATTGCGAGACGAATACACCACCAGCTTTTCAGGCTCTGCGGGAACCGCTTCGACCATCTCCGTCGTTTGCGACGGATTTTCACTGCAGCCGGTGAGACCAGCGATTAGCGCGACAAAAAGAGAGGCAAAGAGTCTGCGCGCGGCACGGCCGCCCGCCTTTAGAAAAGGATTTATCATGATGACCTTATGTAAACGGTTGAAGTGAATAGAGTTAGACGTTGTTGAGAATAATTCTCAAAAACATTTTGACCTAAATTACCGCGCGTTGCCACCCCCATGCGCCCATGGCGGCTGGTACGCCCGATATCCCGGTCCGCACGCAATCGAATTTAAGCGATTGTAATAGCACAATATTGCCGCCGCGCCGGTTTGCAATTGTATCAGGGGTTCCCCTAAACTTTACCCGCGCGCACGATCATCAAGCATCGCGCCAAGCAGCCGTTCAGCACCGCTATCGGGGGGCAGGGTCTGAACCGCGCCTCAATATTGTCGTACCCCGTTGTCTGGCAACACACAACAGGAAAGACGATGGCATCTATCTATGTCGGCAACCTGCCGTTCACGACCACGCAAGAAGAACTCGAGGCGTTATTCGGCAACGTGGGTCCCGTACAGTCCGTAAAAATCATTACCGATCATGAAACCGGCCGCCCACGTGGATTCGGTTTTGTCGAAATGAACAAAGATGACGCTCGCGCCGCGGTGACGGCCATCAATGGCACCGAGT comes from Pseudomonadota bacterium and encodes:
- a CDS encoding extracellular solute-binding protein, with amino-acid sequence MVEAVPAEPEKLVVYSSRNEQLIKPLFDAYTASSGVDIEFITDKDGPLIQRLRAEGDASPADILLTVDAGNLWFAKQLGLLQPIQTDTLDDAVPVHLRDPDHFWHALSVRARTIVYHPDRVDAETLSTYAALA
- a CDS encoding RNA-binding protein, whose protein sequence is MASIYVGNLPFTTTQEELEALFGNVGPVQSVKIITDHETGRPRGFGFVEMNKDDARAAVTAINGTELKGRTLRVNEAHQRPPH